One part of the Cyclobacteriaceae bacterium genome encodes these proteins:
- the rplK gene encoding 50S ribosomal protein L11, with protein sequence MAKEITGYLKLQVKGGSANPSPPIGPALGSKGLNIMDFCKQFNARTQDKPGQLLPVLITIYNDKSFDFVIKTPPAANLILETMKKQSGSKEPNRVKIGSITWDQVKAIAELKMPDLNAFKIESAMKMVAGTARSMGVTVSGTPPWDK encoded by the coding sequence ATGGCAAAGGAAATTACAGGCTATTTGAAACTGCAGGTTAAAGGAGGATCAGCGAATCCATCTCCTCCAATTGGTCCTGCGTTAGGTAGCAAGGGTCTAAATATTATGGACTTTTGCAAACAGTTTAATGCGCGTACCCAAGACAAACCTGGACAATTGCTTCCGGTATTGATTACGATCTATAATGACAAGTCTTTTGACTTTGTGATTAAAACGCCTCCGGCAGCTAACCTGATACTGGAGACCATGAAAAAACAAAGTGGTTCCAAAGAGCCTAACCGCGTAAAAATTGGTTCCATTACATGGGATCAGGTAAAGGCGATTGCCGAGTTAAAAATGCCCGACCTTAATGCGTTTAAAATTGAATCGGCCATGAAAATGGTGGCCGGTACGGCAAGAAGTATGGGCGTTACGGTATCGGGTACACCTCCGTGGGATAAATAA
- the rplA gene encoding 50S ribosomal protein L1: protein MAKISKNRKAVITKYNPAKEYTLEDASQLLKDITFTKFDASVDMDIRLGVDPKKSDQMVRGVVSLPHGIGKTVRVLVLCTPDKVQEAKDAGADHVGLDDYIQKIEGGWTDIDVIICTPTVMAKVGKLGKVLGPRGLMPNPKSGTVTLEVGKAVKEVKAGKIDFKIDKTGIIHVSIGKASFSPEKIRDNAMEMIQVVAKLKPASSKGTYFKSISLSTTMSPGVRIDTGSIAGI, encoded by the coding sequence ATGGCAAAGATTTCAAAAAACAGAAAAGCTGTAATTACAAAGTATAATCCAGCAAAAGAATATACCCTGGAAGATGCATCGCAATTGCTAAAGGATATAACCTTTACAAAATTCGATGCCTCTGTGGATATGGACATACGCTTAGGTGTTGATCCTAAGAAGTCCGATCAGATGGTTCGTGGTGTTGTATCACTTCCTCATGGTATCGGAAAAACCGTTCGGGTGCTAGTGCTTTGCACGCCTGACAAAGTTCAGGAAGCAAAAGATGCTGGTGCTGATCACGTAGGTTTGGATGACTACATCCAAAAAATTGAAGGAGGCTGGACAGACATTGACGTAATCATCTGTACACCTACCGTAATGGCCAAGGTTGGTAAACTTGGCAAGGTGTTGGGCCCCCGCGGCTTAATGCCAAACCCTAAATCAGGAACTGTTACGCTGGAAGTTGGTAAAGCCGTGAAAGAAGTTAAAGCCGGTAAAATCGACTTCAAAATTGATAAAACTGGAATTATCCACGTGAGCATCGGGAAAGCTTCCTTCTCGCCTGAAAAAATCAGGGACAATGCCATGGAGATGATTCAGGTTGTTGCAAAACTTAAGCCTGCCTCATCAAAAGGCACATACTTTAAAAGTATAAGCCTTTCTACTACGATGAGTCCGGGTGTAAGAATTGACACGGGTTCTATTGCTGGTATTTAA
- the rplJ gene encoding 50S ribosomal protein L10, whose translation MTREEKAQIIEELSHKFADNTHFYITDAGGLTVAQVNAFRRLCFKSGIEYKVYKNTLIRKALEKQEGVDYSPLFGTLHGFSGVLFSKEAGNLPARVIKEFRKKLEGKPVLKAASIDSDFFIGEENLNTLSELKSKNELIGDVISLLQSPAKNVLSALLSGKQTVAGLVKALEERGTK comes from the coding sequence ATGACCAGAGAAGAAAAAGCACAAATAATAGAGGAACTCAGTCACAAGTTTGCTGATAACACGCACTTCTACATTACTGATGCAGGCGGGTTAACCGTTGCCCAGGTAAATGCGTTCAGAAGACTTTGTTTCAAAAGTGGTATCGAGTACAAAGTGTACAAGAACACATTGATCCGCAAAGCACTTGAAAAGCAAGAAGGTGTTGATTATTCCCCGTTGTTCGGAACGTTGCATGGGTTTTCAGGTGTCCTCTTCTCAAAAGAAGCTGGAAATCTTCCTGCCCGCGTAATTAAGGAGTTCCGTAAAAAACTGGAAGGTAAACCGGTACTGAAGGCTGCCTCTATCGACTCTGATTTTTTTATCGGAGAAGAAAACCTTAATACGCTTAGCGAGCTGAAAAGCAAAAATGAGCTTATTGGCGATGTTATTTCCTTGCTGCAATCACCAGCCAAGAATGTACTTTCTGCTTTGTTAAGTGGAAAGCAAACAGTGGCTGGATTGGTGAAAGCACTGGAAGAACGTGGTACTAAATAA
- the rplL gene encoding 50S ribosomal protein L7/L12 encodes MADVKALGDQLVELTVKEVNELASYLKETYGIEPAAAAVVAGPAAGAAGGGAAAEEKTNFDVVLKAPGANKLQIVKLVKELTGLGLKEAKDVVDGAPKTIKEGLPKDEAENLKKQLVEAGAEVELK; translated from the coding sequence ATGGCTGACGTTAAAGCTCTCGGAGATCAACTTGTTGAACTCACTGTAAAAGAAGTAAATGAACTTGCTTCTTATTTAAAGGAAACTTACGGCATTGAACCTGCTGCTGCTGCGGTTGTTGCTGGCCCTGCTGCCGGAGCTGCTGGTGGTGGCGCTGCTGCTGAAGAAAAAACCAACTTCGATGTAGTGTTGAAGGCACCGGGTGCTAACAAGCTTCAAATTGTGAAACTTGTTAAAGAACTCACTGGTCTTGGCTTGAAAGAAGCTAAAGATGTAGTGGACGGAGCTCCTAAAACTATCAAAGAAGGATTGCCAAAAGACGAAGCTGAAAACCTGAAAAAGCAACTCGTTGAAGCGGGTGCTGAAGTAGAGTTGAAGTAA
- the rpoB gene encoding DNA-directed RNA polymerase subunit beta: MAKKNSTGRIDFSSAEKVIDYPDFLDVQLQSFKDFLQIDTPAEKRQNEGLYKVFAENFPISDSRENFVLEFVDYTIDPPKYNVDECIDRGLTFSVPLKAKLRLTCNDEDNEDFETIEQEVFLGNIPYMTEKGSFVINGAERVIVSQLHRSPGVFFAMSKHTNGTKLYSARIIPFKGSWIEFATDVNSVMYAYIDRKKKFPVTTLLRAIGFGTDKDILDLFGLSEEVEANKNTLKKVAGRKLAARVLRTWTEDFVDEDTGEVVSIDRNEVLLERDHVLSQEDVDTILESGVKSIILHREDVNVADYHIIFNTLAKDNSNSEKEAVEQIYRQLRNTEAPDEQTARDIIQSLFFSEKRYDLGEVGRYRINKKLGLDLGYDQRVLTKEDIILIVKYLIGLINSKALIDDIDHLSNRRVRTVGEQLYTQFGVGLARMARTIKERMNVRDNEDFKPVDLINARTLSSVINSFFGTNQLSQFMDQTNPLAEITHKRRMSALGPGGLSRERAGFEVRDVHYTHYGRLCTIETPEGPNIGLISSLCVHAKVNKMGFIETPYRKIENGKVKGKEIIFLTAEEEDTHNIAQANIKVKPNGEFIEEKVKARFEGDFPVVEPKDLKYMDIAPNQIVSVAASMIPFLEHDDANRALMGSNMQRQAVPLVRPEAPIVGTGLEGRIALDSRALITAEGNGVVEFVDAKKIVIKYDVTEEQRSVNFDNEVRTYNLVKFRRTNQDTCINHSPLVRKGDRVTKGQPLVEGYATNNGELALGRNLVVAYMPWQGYNFEDAIVISEKVVRDDVYTSIHIEEFELEVRDTKRGEEELTSEIPNVSEEAVKHLDENGIIRVGAEVKEGDILIGKITPKGETDPTPEEKLLRAIFGDKAGDVKDASLKAPPSLKGVVIDTKLFSRPKRDKDIRSKSKKELDALKSKYSKTLSELRTEMIKKLTALLNGKSSNGVKHKFGDELISKGVKFSSKVIENNLFPDKNIYRDESNYAVPEEVNLIADVSLDNWTSDDHTNDLVGQLVRNYLVKRNGIAGEFKRERFTLEVGDELPTGIVQLAKVYIAKKRKLKVGDKMAGRHGNKGVVARIVRDEDMPFLEDGTPVDICLNPLGVPSRMNLGQLYEAVLAWAGLKLGRKYATPIFDGASLEEVQNELKEAGLPEFGRTYLYDGLSGQKFDQPVTVGVAYMLKLGHLVDDKMHARSIGPYSLITQQPLGGKAQFGGQRFGEMEVWAIEAFGASHILQEILTIKSDDVIGRAKAYESIVKGENMRKPNIPESFNVLVHELRGLALEITMD, translated from the coding sequence TTGGCAAAGAAAAATAGCACTGGCAGAATCGACTTTTCATCTGCCGAAAAAGTTATCGATTACCCTGATTTTTTGGACGTTCAACTCCAGTCGTTCAAAGATTTTTTGCAAATAGATACGCCCGCTGAAAAAAGACAAAACGAAGGTCTTTATAAAGTGTTCGCGGAAAACTTCCCGATCTCCGACTCACGCGAAAACTTCGTGTTGGAATTCGTGGATTATACCATTGACCCGCCCAAATACAATGTGGACGAGTGTATTGACAGGGGTTTAACTTTCTCTGTTCCGTTAAAAGCAAAACTTCGCCTCACTTGTAACGATGAGGATAATGAAGATTTTGAAACCATAGAGCAAGAAGTTTTCCTGGGCAACATCCCCTACATGACGGAGAAAGGATCCTTCGTTATCAATGGTGCCGAGCGCGTAATCGTTTCGCAACTTCACCGTTCACCCGGGGTGTTCTTTGCCATGAGCAAGCACACTAATGGCACAAAATTATACTCGGCCCGTATCATTCCTTTCAAGGGATCATGGATCGAATTTGCTACGGATGTTAACTCAGTGATGTATGCTTACATCGACCGGAAAAAGAAATTCCCCGTAACCACTTTGCTTCGCGCAATAGGTTTCGGTACCGATAAAGATATTCTCGACTTGTTCGGCCTTTCGGAAGAAGTGGAAGCGAACAAGAATACCCTTAAAAAGGTTGCCGGCCGTAAGTTAGCCGCCCGTGTGCTGCGCACCTGGACGGAAGACTTCGTGGACGAAGATACCGGTGAAGTAGTTTCTATTGATCGTAACGAGGTGTTGTTGGAACGCGACCACGTGTTATCGCAGGAGGATGTAGACACAATTCTTGAATCCGGTGTGAAATCTATCATCTTACACCGCGAAGATGTTAACGTGGCCGATTACCACATCATTTTCAACACGCTTGCAAAAGATAACTCTAACTCCGAGAAAGAGGCTGTAGAACAAATCTACCGTCAGCTTAGAAATACAGAAGCCCCTGATGAACAAACTGCGCGGGATATTATCCAAAGCTTGTTCTTTAGTGAAAAACGTTACGACCTTGGTGAAGTAGGGCGTTACCGTATAAATAAGAAACTTGGGCTTGATCTTGGTTACGATCAGCGCGTACTGACCAAAGAAGATATCATTCTTATTGTTAAGTACCTCATCGGCCTGATCAACTCAAAAGCATTGATCGATGATATCGATCACTTGAGTAACCGCAGGGTGCGTACGGTTGGCGAACAATTGTACACCCAGTTTGGTGTTGGTCTTGCCCGTATGGCCCGAACCATTAAGGAACGGATGAACGTACGTGACAACGAAGACTTTAAACCCGTTGACTTGATCAATGCGCGCACATTGTCTTCGGTTATCAACTCGTTCTTCGGAACAAACCAGCTTTCACAGTTTATGGACCAGACTAACCCACTGGCCGAGATTACGCACAAGCGTAGAATGTCAGCCCTCGGTCCAGGTGGTCTTTCACGTGAACGTGCAGGGTTTGAAGTGCGCGATGTACACTATACACACTACGGTCGTTTGTGTACAATCGAAACGCCCGAAGGACCGAACATTGGCCTTATCTCATCACTTTGCGTTCATGCAAAAGTGAATAAGATGGGCTTTATTGAAACGCCTTACCGTAAAATCGAAAATGGAAAAGTAAAGGGTAAGGAAATCATATTCCTTACGGCTGAGGAAGAGGATACCCATAACATAGCCCAGGCAAACATTAAGGTTAAGCCTAACGGTGAGTTTATTGAGGAGAAGGTGAAAGCCCGCTTCGAAGGTGACTTCCCGGTGGTTGAACCAAAGGATCTTAAGTATATGGATATTGCCCCGAACCAGATTGTTTCGGTGGCAGCCTCGATGATTCCATTCCTTGAGCATGATGACGCAAACCGTGCCTTGATGGGTTCAAACATGCAACGTCAGGCAGTGCCCCTGGTACGCCCGGAAGCTCCTATTGTGGGCACTGGCCTGGAGGGACGCATTGCGTTGGATTCGCGCGCATTGATAACGGCCGAAGGCAATGGTGTTGTAGAATTTGTTGACGCGAAGAAGATCGTTATCAAATATGATGTAACGGAAGAACAACGTTCCGTAAACTTCGATAATGAAGTACGCACCTATAACCTGGTGAAGTTCAGGCGCACCAACCAGGATACCTGTATTAATCACTCCCCGCTTGTCAGAAAAGGGGATCGGGTTACAAAAGGTCAGCCGCTTGTTGAAGGTTATGCCACCAATAATGGCGAGCTGGCTTTAGGAAGAAACCTGGTTGTGGCCTACATGCCGTGGCAGGGATATAACTTTGAGGATGCGATTGTTATTTCTGAAAAAGTTGTGCGTGATGATGTTTACACCTCCATTCACATTGAAGAATTTGAATTGGAGGTGCGCGACACTAAGCGTGGCGAGGAAGAACTGACTTCTGAAATCCCTAACGTAAGCGAAGAAGCCGTTAAGCATCTGGATGAAAACGGTATCATCCGTGTGGGTGCCGAGGTGAAAGAAGGTGATATTTTGATCGGTAAGATTACTCCAAAAGGTGAGACTGATCCGACACCTGAAGAAAAACTGCTCCGCGCCATCTTTGGTGACAAGGCTGGTGATGTGAAAGATGCTTCGCTTAAGGCACCCCCATCATTAAAGGGAGTGGTTATCGATACAAAATTATTCTCACGGCCTAAACGAGATAAAGATATCCGCAGCAAGTCGAAGAAAGAGCTGGATGCGCTGAAATCAAAATACAGCAAAACGCTTTCGGAGTTGCGCACTGAGATGATCAAGAAGCTTACCGCCTTGCTGAACGGTAAATCAAGCAACGGTGTGAAGCACAAGTTTGGTGACGAACTTATCAGTAAGGGTGTTAAATTTTCTTCGAAGGTAATTGAGAACAATCTCTTCCCTGACAAGAATATTTATCGTGACGAAAGCAACTACGCTGTTCCTGAAGAAGTAAACCTGATTGCTGACGTTTCCCTGGATAACTGGACATCTGATGATCATACCAATGATTTGGTTGGTCAGTTGGTAAGAAATTACCTGGTAAAGCGTAATGGAATAGCCGGTGAGTTTAAGCGTGAACGCTTTACACTTGAAGTAGGTGATGAATTGCCTACGGGTATCGTTCAGCTGGCCAAAGTATACATTGCGAAGAAACGCAAATTGAAAGTAGGCGATAAAATGGCGGGTCGTCACGGTAACAAAGGTGTTGTGGCACGCATTGTTCGTGATGAAGATATGCCATTCCTGGAAGATGGAACACCGGTTGATATTTGCTTAAACCCGCTAGGCGTACCTTCCCGTATGAACCTCGGACAGCTTTACGAGGCTGTGCTTGCATGGGCCGGTTTGAAATTGGGTCGTAAATATGCTACTCCAATTTTTGATGGGGCTTCATTGGAAGAAGTTCAGAACGAATTGAAGGAAGCAGGTCTTCCTGAATTTGGAAGAACTTACCTGTACGATGGCTTGTCAGGCCAGAAATTTGATCAACCGGTAACCGTAGGGGTAGCCTATATGCTGAAGCTTGGTCACCTGGTTGACGATAAAATGCACGCACGTTCAATTGGCCCATATTCACTCATCACGCAGCAACCGTTGGGCGGTAAAGCGCAGTTTGGTGGCCAGCGCTTCGGTGAAATGGAGGTTTGGGCGATTGAGGCCTTTGGCGCTTCGCACATCCTTCAGGAAATCCTTACCATCAAGTCCGATGACGTGATAGGTCGTGCCAAGGCTTACGAATCTATCGTGAAGGGTGAGAATATGCGTAAGCCAAATATCCCTGAATCATTCAATGTATTGGTACATGAACTGAGAGGGTTAGCCCTTGAGATTACAATGGATTAA
- the rpoC gene encoding DNA-directed RNA polymerase subunit beta': MSFRKNKKFNSDFSKITISLASPESILESSHGEVTQPETINYRTYKPEMGGLFCERIFGPVKDWECHCGKYKRIRYKGIICDRCGVEVTEKKVRRERMGHIELVVPVAHIWYFRSLPNKIGYLLGLATKKLDQIIYYERFVVIQPGIKEEDGINKMDFLTEEEYLDIVDKLPRENQLLDDNDPKKFIAKMGAEALEMLLSRLDLDTLSYDLRHQAATDTSQQRKAEALKRLKVVEAFREANTRVENRPEWMVIKMVPVIPPELRPLVPLDGGRFATSDLNDLYRRVIIRNNRLKRLIDIKAPEVILRNEKRMLQEAVDSLFDNSRKVNAVRSDGNRALKSLSDMLKGKQGRFRQNLLGKRVDYSGRSVIVVGPELKLHECGLPKDMAAELFKPFIIRKLIERGIVKTVKSAKKIVDRKDPVIWDILENVLKGHPVLLNRAPTLHRLGIQAFQPKLIEGKAIQLHPLVCTAFNADFDGDQMAVHVPLGQEAILEASVLMLSSHNILNPANGAPITVPSQDMVLGLYYLTKGRKGTAEKPVLGEGKRFFSSEEVIVAHNEGKLAKHAHVKVRVKVRDKNTGELKHQTIDTVAGRVLFNQYVPEEVGFVDELLTKKKLQTIIADVYKLAGLSKTAKFLDDIKDLGFQMAYKGGLSMGLNDVKVPAEKEKFVSEAQKEVDAVWNNYMMGLITDNERYNQVIDIWTRTNTMLTNTLMRQLEEDDQGFNPIYMMMHSGARGSREQVRQLGGMRGLMAKPQKNLAGSVGSIIENPILSNFKEGLDVLEYFISTHGARKGLADTALKTADAGYLTRRLVDVAHDLVITEGDCGTLRGLKVTALKDNEDIVEPLSERILGRVTVHDIYDPLTEKLICPANAEITDEIAKLIEETSIEEVEIRSVLTCESKMGACAKCYGRNLATGKMAEVGEAVGVIAAQSIGEPGTQLTLRTFHVGGTASNIAVDANIKAKFPGVVEFEGVRFVDTTDREGNKVQVVMGRTGEIRILDKEKGRVLISNNVPYGAFLKVKDGQQVDKGDELCFWDPYNAVILSEFDGEIGYEAIIEGITYKEESDEQTGHREKVITETRDKTKNPAIIVNGKVETKSYNIPVGAHLAVEEGEKIKAGQVLVKIPRTIGKSRDITGGLPRVTELFEARNPSNPAVVSEIDGVVTYGGIKRGNREIFIESRDGVQKRYLVPLSKHILVQDNDFVKAGQPLSDGSISPGDILAIKGPTAVQEYLVNEIQEVYRLQGVKINDKHIEAIVSQMMQKVEIIDQGDTNFLPGEYVDKFSFREENDKILDKKVVVDAGDSDKFKPGQIVTSRELRDENSSLRRKDQKLVEVRDALAAVSRPTLQGITQASLKTESWLSAASFQETTKVLSEAAIRGKADRLLGMKENVIVGHLIPAGTGQRRFNSIIVTHKDEYDNLTRALDTKERDREKELQD, translated from the coding sequence ATGTCTTTCAGAAAAAATAAAAAATTCAACAGCGATTTTTCAAAAATCACCATCAGCCTGGCTTCTCCTGAGTCAATACTGGAGAGTTCGCATGGCGAGGTGACACAGCCTGAAACCATCAACTACAGAACATATAAGCCTGAAATGGGCGGCTTGTTCTGCGAACGTATTTTCGGTCCAGTTAAAGACTGGGAATGTCACTGTGGAAAATATAAGCGTATACGCTACAAGGGCATTATCTGCGATCGTTGCGGGGTAGAAGTTACCGAGAAGAAGGTAAGACGTGAACGCATGGGTCATATTGAGTTGGTTGTACCGGTGGCACACATCTGGTATTTCCGTTCATTACCAAATAAAATTGGATATCTGCTTGGCCTCGCAACTAAAAAGCTCGACCAGATTATTTACTATGAACGGTTTGTTGTTATCCAACCGGGTATAAAGGAAGAGGACGGCATCAACAAAATGGATTTCCTGACAGAAGAGGAATACCTCGATATTGTTGATAAGCTACCCCGTGAAAACCAGTTGCTGGATGATAACGATCCTAAAAAGTTTATTGCCAAGATGGGTGCAGAGGCATTGGAGATGTTGCTTTCCCGCCTTGACTTAGATACACTTTCATACGATCTGCGACACCAGGCAGCAACGGATACTTCACAGCAGCGTAAGGCTGAAGCTTTAAAGCGCTTGAAGGTGGTTGAGGCATTCCGTGAGGCCAACACACGCGTTGAAAACCGCCCGGAGTGGATGGTGATCAAAATGGTTCCGGTTATTCCGCCTGAACTTCGCCCGCTTGTACCGTTGGATGGTGGTCGGTTTGCAACATCTGATTTAAATGACCTTTACAGACGTGTTATTATCCGTAATAACCGTTTAAAGAGACTTATTGATATTAAAGCCCCTGAAGTAATCCTGCGTAACGAGAAGCGCATGCTTCAGGAAGCCGTTGACTCATTGTTCGATAACTCCCGAAAAGTAAATGCTGTGCGCTCCGATGGAAACCGTGCCTTGAAATCGTTGAGTGATATGCTGAAAGGTAAGCAAGGACGTTTCCGTCAAAACTTGCTAGGTAAGCGCGTTGACTACTCCGGTCGTTCGGTAATCGTTGTTGGCCCGGAATTGAAACTGCATGAATGCGGATTGCCAAAGGACATGGCAGCTGAATTATTCAAGCCATTCATTATCCGCAAGCTTATTGAGAGAGGAATTGTAAAAACAGTCAAATCGGCAAAGAAAATCGTTGATCGTAAAGATCCTGTGATCTGGGATATTTTGGAAAACGTGTTGAAGGGACACCCTGTTCTGTTGAACCGCGCACCAACGCTCCACAGATTAGGTATCCAGGCGTTCCAACCAAAACTTATCGAAGGAAAAGCTATCCAATTGCACCCGTTGGTATGTACTGCGTTTAACGCTGACTTTGACGGTGACCAAATGGCCGTTCACGTGCCGCTTGGACAAGAAGCAATTCTTGAAGCATCAGTACTTATGCTTTCATCGCACAACATTCTAAACCCTGCTAATGGTGCGCCCATTACCGTTCCATCGCAAGACATGGTACTGGGTTTATACTACCTTACAAAGGGAAGAAAAGGTACTGCAGAAAAACCTGTACTGGGCGAAGGCAAACGATTCTTTTCGTCAGAGGAAGTTATTGTTGCGCACAACGAAGGCAAACTAGCCAAACACGCGCACGTGAAGGTGCGGGTTAAAGTAAGGGATAAGAATACCGGTGAACTAAAGCACCAAACTATTGATACTGTAGCAGGTCGGGTATTGTTCAATCAATACGTTCCTGAAGAAGTTGGTTTTGTTGATGAACTACTGACCAAAAAGAAACTACAGACCATCATTGCTGATGTGTATAAGCTTGCGGGGCTTTCCAAAACAGCTAAGTTCCTCGATGATATCAAAGACCTTGGATTTCAAATGGCCTATAAAGGCGGATTATCCATGGGCTTGAATGATGTGAAAGTTCCTGCAGAGAAAGAAAAGTTTGTATCGGAAGCACAGAAGGAAGTTGATGCCGTTTGGAACAACTACATGATGGGCTTGATTACAGATAACGAGCGCTACAACCAGGTAATTGATATCTGGACAAGAACCAATACCATGCTTACCAACACGCTTATGCGCCAGTTGGAAGAGGATGATCAGGGTTTCAACCCGATCTATATGATGATGCACTCTGGTGCCCGGGGTTCCCGCGAACAGGTTCGTCAGTTGGGCGGTATGCGTGGTTTGATGGCAAAACCTCAGAAGAACCTTGCCGGTTCAGTAGGTTCCATTATTGAAAACCCCATCCTTTCAAACTTCAAAGAAGGATTGGATGTATTGGAGTACTTTATTTCGACACACGGTGCGCGTAAAGGTCTTGCCGATACTGCGTTAAAAACTGCCGATGCAGGTTACCTGACCCGAAGGTTAGTGGATGTTGCCCACGATCTTGTAATAACAGAAGGGGATTGCGGCACGCTGCGAGGCCTCAAGGTTACAGCATTAAAGGATAACGAGGATATAGTTGAGCCTTTATCTGAAAGGATATTAGGACGGGTAACGGTTCATGATATTTATGATCCGCTGACCGAAAAGTTAATTTGTCCGGCCAACGCTGAAATCACCGATGAGATTGCAAAACTCATTGAAGAAACAAGTATTGAAGAAGTAGAGATCAGGTCAGTGCTTACCTGTGAATCGAAAATGGGTGCTTGCGCTAAATGTTACGGACGCAACCTTGCCACAGGAAAAATGGCTGAAGTAGGTGAGGCTGTGGGTGTAATTGCCGCACAATCCATCGGAGAACCGGGTACACAGCTTACGTTGCGTACATTCCACGTGGGTGGTACGGCTTCAAACATTGCCGTTGATGCAAACATCAAAGCCAAATTCCCTGGTGTGGTTGAATTTGAAGGCGTTCGTTTTGTTGACACTACCGATAGGGAAGGCAACAAGGTTCAGGTGGTGATGGGCCGCACAGGTGAGATACGTATCCTGGATAAAGAGAAAGGACGTGTGTTGATTTCAAACAACGTTCCTTACGGTGCTTTCTTAAAAGTAAAAGATGGCCAGCAAGTAGATAAAGGGGATGAGCTATGTTTTTGGGATCCGTACAATGCTGTGATACTTTCAGAATTTGATGGTGAAATCGGATATGAGGCAATCATTGAAGGTATTACGTATAAAGAAGAATCGGATGAACAAACCGGCCACCGCGAGAAGGTGATCACCGAGACCCGCGATAAGACGAAGAACCCAGCGATAATTGTAAACGGCAAGGTTGAGACTAAATCGTATAACATACCGGTGGGCGCTCACTTAGCCGTAGAAGAGGGTGAGAAGATCAAAGCTGGCCAGGTTTTAGTGAAAATACCACGCACAATCGGAAAATCCCGTGACATTACGGGTGGTTTGCCACGCGTAACGGAATTGTTCGAGGCGCGTAATCCATCGAACCCAGCCGTAGTAAGTGAGATTGATGGCGTTGTAACGTATGGCGGAATTAAGCGCGGTAACCGGGAAATATTTATCGAGTCACGCGATGGCGTTCAGAAGCGTTACTTGGTGCCGTTGTCAAAACACATTCTTGTTCAGGACAACGACTTCGTAAAAGCAGGACAGCCCTTGTCAGACGGTTCAATTTCACCCGGTGATATTCTGGCAATTAAAGGCCCCACGGCCGTTCAGGAATACCTGGTAAATGAAATTCAGGAGGTATACCGCCTTCAGGGTGTAAAGATTAACGATAAGCATATTGAAGCTATCGTGAGCCAGATGATGCAGAAGGTTGAAATTATTGATCAGGGTGATACCAACTTCTTGCCCGGAGAGTATGTTGATAAGTTCTCGTTCCGTGAAGAGAACGATAAGATACTGGATAAGAAGGTTGTTGTTGATGCTGGTGATTCGGATAAGTTTAAGCCCGGTCAGATTGTAACCAGCCGTGAACTTCGCGATGAGAATTCATCCTTGCGTAGGAAAGACCAAAAATTGGTTGAGGTACGTGATGCATTGGCGGCAGTTTCAAGGCCAACGTTGCAGGGTATTACCCAGGCATCGTTGAAAACCGAGAGCTGGTTGTCTGCTGCATCGTTCCAGGAAACTACGAAAGTGTTGAGCGAAGCTGCGATTCGTGGTAAAGCTGACCGGTTATTGGGTATGAAAGAGAATGTGATCGTTGGGCACCTCATCCCTGCCGGAACCGGACAGCGTAGGTTCAACAGCATTATCGTTACCCATAAGGATGAGTATGATAACCTTACCCGCGCCCTTGACACCAAGGAGAGAGATCGGGAAAAGGAATTGCAGGACTAA
- a CDS encoding DUF3467 domain-containing protein, giving the protein MAEDKKDKQAPNQINIELSEEIAEGIYSNLAMIAHSNSEFVIDFIRLMPGVPKARVKSRVIITPEHAKRLLAALKDNIDKYENSFGPIKQTPDMPKFPMNFGGTMGEA; this is encoded by the coding sequence ATGGCCGAAGACAAAAAAGATAAGCAAGCTCCAAATCAGATCAATATTGAACTATCTGAGGAAATTGCCGAGGGCATTTATTCCAACCTGGCCATGATTGCCCATTCCAATAGCGAGTTTGTAATTGATTTTATTCGTTTAATGCCGGGTGTTCCCAAGGCACGTGTAAAGTCGAGGGTAATTATTACACCTGAGCACGCCAAGCGTTTATTGGCTGCCCTTAAGGATAATATCGACAAGTACGAGAACTCTTTTGGCCCTATCAAGCAAACTCCTGATATGCCAAAATTCCCCATGAATTTTGGAGGTACCATGGGCGAGGCTTAG